In Candidatus Chlorohelix allophototropha, one DNA window encodes the following:
- a CDS encoding ATP-binding cassette domain-containing protein has protein sequence MITETAPKQTNVEVETPLLVVENLTRIYGHGCPRCLELTGPETDSNTCSNCGTLVACADVNFEVYEGEILGVVGESGSGKTTLLRCLYGDVAPSKGQAFLKSFGNGRQDIFQASSQQARYLQDFVMGMVRQNPAQGLHLHITAGGNIAERLLAAEWRNVAEIRERSGALLNRMEVPLNRMDHYPAFFSGGMQQRVQIAKALANHPVLLLLDEMTTGLDVSVQAGVIDLVKEVQRESGVAIVVVSHDLGVIRLLSERTLVMKNGRVVENGLTDQILEDPQHPYTQLLVSSSNS, from the coding sequence ATGATAACCGAAACAGCCCCAAAACAAACAAACGTGGAGGTGGAGACCCCCTTGTTGGTGGTTGAAAATCTCACCCGTATTTACGGACACGGTTGTCCGCGCTGCCTAGAGTTAACCGGACCGGAAACAGACTCTAATACTTGTTCCAATTGCGGTACGCTGGTGGCTTGCGCCGATGTTAATTTTGAGGTGTACGAGGGTGAGATTCTAGGCGTGGTGGGAGAAAGCGGTAGCGGTAAAACCACACTGTTGCGCTGCCTCTACGGGGATGTAGCACCCTCCAAGGGACAGGCTTTTCTAAAATCCTTCGGGAATGGGCGACAAGATATATTCCAAGCCAGTAGTCAGCAAGCGCGTTATCTACAGGATTTTGTGATGGGTATGGTACGTCAGAACCCGGCACAGGGTTTGCACTTGCACATTACGGCAGGCGGTAACATTGCGGAGAGACTTTTGGCGGCAGAGTGGCGCAATGTGGCTGAAATCAGGGAACGCTCCGGGGCTTTGTTGAACCGAATGGAAGTGCCGCTAAATCGGATGGATCATTACCCGGCTTTTTTCAGCGGCGGCATGCAGCAGCGTGTTCAAATCGCAAAGGCTTTGGCGAATCATCCCGTCTTGCTCTTGTTGGATGAGATGACCACCGGCTTGGATGTTTCAGTACAAGCGGGGGTTATTGACTTAGTAAAAGAGGTGCAGCGTGAGAGTGGCGTGGCGATTGTAGTGGTTTCCCACGACTTGGGCGTAATCCGCTTGTTAAGCGAGCGCACTTTGGTGATGAAAAACGGACGAGTAGTGGAAAATGGATTGACTGACCAAATACTGGAAGACCCGCAACATCCCTACACCCAGTTATTGGTTAGTTCCAGTAATAGTTAA
- a CDS encoding alpha-D-ribose 1-methylphosphonate 5-phosphate C-P-lyase PhnJ: MLKDLITTEENYNYAFLDEGSKREIRRNLLKAVAIPGYQVPFGSRELPIGRGWGTGGLQITLSLIGQGDIVKVIDQGTDAGVNAANIRRLIERTAPDVTTTFQTTEATIIQTRHRIPEEKMQAGQLLVLQVPLPEPLRLVERSENATRRMHADKNYSRMWVALYEEIVKHGLLARAYSYPVMVNGRYVMAPSPIPRWDVEKLHNAEHLSLFGAGREKRLYAVPPRTAVIPLDFEDYPFTVEDFHGIRCQRCGAEHSFLDEITTEAGQKTYMCSDTAYCDERVAKKAAEREMQKEFAG; the protein is encoded by the coding sequence ATGCTGAAAGATTTAATTACCACCGAAGAAAATTATAATTACGCTTTCCTAGATGAAGGCAGCAAAAGAGAAATCCGGCGCAACTTACTTAAAGCCGTTGCCATACCCGGATACCAAGTGCCATTCGGTTCGCGAGAATTACCCATCGGGCGCGGTTGGGGTACTGGCGGTCTGCAAATAACTCTTTCTCTAATCGGGCAGGGAGATATAGTTAAAGTAATTGATCAGGGAACTGACGCGGGAGTTAATGCTGCCAACATTCGCCGCCTGATTGAGCGCACCGCACCAGACGTTACCACCACCTTCCAAACTACCGAAGCCACTATAATCCAAACCCGCCACCGCATTCCAGAAGAAAAAATGCAGGCGGGACAATTGTTAGTCTTGCAAGTTCCATTGCCAGAGCCATTGCGTTTGGTGGAACGCTCCGAAAACGCCACACGGCGAATGCATGCCGATAAGAATTACAGCCGAATGTGGGTGGCGTTATACGAAGAAATTGTAAAGCATGGGCTTTTAGCGCGTGCCTACAGTTACCCTGTAATGGTGAATGGACGGTATGTGATGGCTCCTAGCCCAATCCCACGTTGGGATGTGGAGAAACTTCACAACGCTGAGCATCTTTCGCTGTTCGGGGCAGGACGCGAAAAAAGGTTGTATGCGGTTCCGCCGCGTACTGCGGTAATACCACTCGATTTCGAGGATTACCCCTTCACTGTAGAGGATTTCCACGGGATACGCTGCCAGCGTTGCGGAGCGGAACACTCTTTCTTGGATGAGATAACCACCGAGGCAGGGCAAAAGACCTATATGTGTTCGGACACCGCCTACTGCGATGAACGAGTCGCAAAGAAAGCAGCAGAGCGTGAAATGCAAAAGGAGTTCGCCGGATGA
- a CDS encoding carbon-phosphorus lyase complex subunit PhnI — protein MGYVAVKGGIDAILAAEELVKLGRLQCHSELLQIDQLIEQQRMAVDQVMSEAGLYDEKLAALALKQAEGDLMEAGFLLRAYKSTLERLGYSLPIDTSRMKVLRRISSAFKNIPGGQVLGRTRDYTQRLLDFNLIEEIRAPESAFQQPKATTDMPKFSRVSDLLRAEGLLTALAPSEQEPFDITRDTLKFPAPRSARLQTLARGETGAMVALGYSSLRGYGMVHPTISELRYGKVPVEFLHPLTGNPVTIGQLRVTEVEALNHDYSIVGRDKDGIAQQESTNNNEEKAEPLYELGYGLVYGQNERKAISMSILDRAMDIGGDAPSSDQEFVLYHIDSVESSGFVEHLKLPHYVTFQSSLDRSREETRLAYAAEARKK, from the coding sequence ATGGGTTACGTAGCGGTAAAAGGCGGTATAGATGCAATCCTTGCCGCTGAGGAACTGGTAAAACTCGGCAGATTGCAATGTCATAGCGAACTATTGCAAATAGACCAGCTTATTGAGCAACAACGTATGGCGGTAGATCAGGTAATGAGCGAAGCCGGATTGTATGACGAAAAGTTGGCAGCGTTGGCTTTAAAACAGGCAGAAGGGGATTTGATGGAGGCGGGGTTTTTACTCCGCGCTTATAAGTCCACCCTAGAGCGATTGGGCTACTCCTTGCCGATTGATACAAGCCGAATGAAAGTTTTGCGGCGAATTTCCAGCGCGTTTAAAAATATCCCCGGTGGTCAAGTGCTTGGTCGTACGCGCGATTACACTCAGCGCCTACTTGATTTCAATCTCATAGAAGAAATTCGCGCCCCTGAATCTGCCTTCCAGCAACCAAAAGCGACAACAGACATGCCCAAGTTTTCAAGGGTTTCAGACTTGTTACGGGCGGAAGGCTTGCTTACCGCACTCGCCCCTTCTGAGCAAGAACCTTTTGACATCACCAGAGATACGCTGAAATTTCCCGCCCCTCGTTCCGCTCGGTTGCAAACATTAGCACGGGGCGAAACGGGAGCGATGGTGGCGTTAGGCTATAGTTCGTTGCGTGGCTATGGGATGGTTCATCCTACCATTTCGGAATTGCGCTACGGGAAAGTTCCGGTCGAGTTTTTGCATCCACTCACCGGTAATCCGGTCACAATAGGGCAGTTGCGGGTTACGGAAGTAGAAGCCTTAAACCACGACTACAGTATTGTGGGTCGGGATAAAGACGGAATTGCGCAACAAGAATCGACAAACAATAATGAAGAAAAAGCCGAGCCATTGTATGAGCTAGGCTATGGCTTGGTTTATGGACAGAACGAACGCAAAGCGATTTCGATGTCTATCCTAGATAGAGCGATGGACATAGGCGGAGATGCCCCTAGCAGCGACCAAGAATTTGTGCTTTATCACATAGACAGCGTTGAATCGAGTGGGTTTGTAGAGCATCTAAAGTTGCCACACTATGTTACCTTCCAGTCCAGTCTTGACCGCTCTCGCGAAGAAACCCGCTTGGCATATGCTGCGGAAGCAAGGAAAAAGTAA
- the phnH gene encoding phosphonate C-P lyase system protein PhnH: MSAISLTPARRFDHTRDSQKIFRVMLDALANPGQVFHLPKTGDFFGNTLPNSSRNYAHFETLGAFLATILDHEVTFCLLGDETIAADLSSVICTSANCRSVPRDKADYVFTLQPPVASLPAQLKPGNLIYPDSSATLICLVPDLLGENPEGKKGALLELSGPGVKLGQRLWVAGTNATFFVSLGEVNAAYPLGIDVFWLTPGGVLVGLPRSTRLSILEEGRIGEDF; encoded by the coding sequence TTGAGCGCTATTTCATTAACACCCGCCCGCCGTTTTGACCACACCCGTGACAGTCAGAAAATTTTCCGAGTAATGTTGGATGCATTGGCAAACCCCGGTCAGGTTTTCCATTTACCCAAGACCGGGGATTTCTTTGGGAACACTTTACCTAATTCTTCCCGGAATTACGCCCACTTTGAAACGTTGGGCGCATTTCTCGCAACCATCTTAGACCATGAAGTTACTTTTTGCTTATTGGGCGATGAAACAATTGCTGCCGACCTTTCAAGCGTAATTTGCACAAGCGCCAATTGTCGCAGTGTTCCTCGGGACAAAGCCGATTATGTGTTTACTCTACAGCCTCCGGTTGCTTCGCTACCTGCTCAGCTAAAGCCCGGTAACCTTATTTACCCTGACTCGTCCGCAACCCTTATATGCCTAGTACCCGACCTGTTGGGAGAAAACCCGGAAGGTAAGAAAGGCGCTTTACTGGAATTGAGCGGACCCGGCGTAAAACTTGGACAAAGACTCTGGGTGGCAGGCACAAACGCCACCTTTTTTGTTTCTCTTGGAGAGGTCAATGCCGCTTACCCTCTGGGCATAGATGTTTTCTGGCTAACTCCGGGAGGTGTATTGGTCGGTCTGCCACGCAGCACCCGCCTGTCCATTCTGGAAGAGGGACGAATAGGGGAGGATTTTTAG
- the phnG gene encoding phosphonate C-P lyase system protein PhnG — protein sequence MDREKRFEIMAAGPSEPLVVMADRLLDSGIELEITRQPHPAIMMIRARETAKGEIFNFGEALVTEAEVQLQGGTGYMLVLGSDRMHALAGAICDAALEASHPLSPDILETLTLMSQLQQEKDAAEWATIAATKVNFDEMEA from the coding sequence ATGGATAGAGAAAAACGCTTTGAAATAATGGCAGCCGGCCCATCTGAGCCTCTGGTGGTGATGGCTGACCGCTTGCTGGATTCAGGAATTGAACTAGAAATAACTCGGCAACCTCACCCGGCGATAATGATGATTCGCGCTCGCGAAACTGCCAAAGGTGAAATATTTAACTTCGGGGAAGCCCTTGTAACGGAAGCGGAGGTGCAACTTCAGGGCGGAACGGGATACATGCTAGTTCTCGGCAGCGACCGGATGCACGCCCTCGCCGGAGCTATTTGTGACGCTGCTTTGGAAGCATCCCATCCGCTTTCACCGGATATACTGGAAACGTTGACCTTAATGTCACAACTCCAGCAAGAAAAAGATGCCGCAGAGTGGGCAACAATCGCGGCTACCAAAGTAAATTTCGACGAAATGGAGGCTTGA
- the phnD gene encoding phosphate/phosphite/phosphonate ABC transporter substrate-binding protein encodes MIKSEDGKERLVLAINPVIGHNLVSQADKIKTLEQYLEQVLEIPVQVGLWENYEETLNGMERGEIDAARLGLYAFAQAQARFGARALANAIEVSAGDNAPPVPYRSVIFTRKDTGIVGLIQLKGQEFGFVDRNSSTGYLVPSLMLDQAGLKPATDLKPHFLLGHNTVVEAVCQGKLFAGATMQSAYLHHLQEHPTCSLQLLATSPLLSRGPVAVRPGLPPRLEHKLLQALVQLDQRVPEAASLLIPTNQRFTPAAQREMTLKTVAELAGVSYGTVSRAINGRARIAPDTTARILKLVEELGYRPNSNARNLHQNRGDLIGLLIPTLQIPALDEIVAGIQAVFSEVGLQLVVCPAVLNGMAGESRKAFFELLYNNRLEGMIMTQYDAATREAGELARSGRPYALLEQDLLGEGLITARNWIEVQGHHRIALVQEQGSLLEAGFMRQVFARQAAPELEFTEEINTISSWLETILQKPEPPTLIFCSGDRTALSVQKTLLAQLSIDLSVLGFGNSDLAKWGGFPSLAFHGVGLGRLVALRLLKMLNMPSLTLSEPPLRTWIEVHH; translated from the coding sequence ATGATAAAATCAGAAGATGGGAAAGAACGGCTGGTTTTGGCTATAAACCCCGTAATAGGACACAACCTAGTCAGCCAAGCTGATAAAATAAAGACCCTAGAACAATACCTTGAGCAGGTGTTGGAGATCCCTGTACAGGTTGGGTTGTGGGAAAATTACGAAGAAACCCTAAACGGTATGGAGCGCGGAGAAATTGATGCGGCTCGATTGGGGTTATATGCCTTTGCTCAGGCGCAGGCTCGTTTTGGGGCGCGTGCTCTCGCCAACGCTATTGAGGTTTCTGCCGGAGACAATGCCCCACCAGTGCCTTACCGGAGCGTTATCTTTACTCGTAAGGATACAGGGATTGTCGGGTTAATCCAATTAAAAGGACAGGAATTTGGTTTTGTTGACCGAAATTCGTCAACAGGCTACCTAGTGCCTTCTCTCATGCTGGATCAGGCAGGCTTAAAGCCTGCTACCGACCTAAAACCACATTTCTTACTAGGTCATAATACAGTGGTAGAGGCTGTTTGCCAAGGAAAACTGTTTGCCGGAGCGACGATGCAATCAGCCTACTTGCACCATTTACAAGAACACCCCACTTGCAGTTTGCAGTTGCTGGCTACTTCCCCACTTCTATCCAGAGGACCGGTGGCAGTTCGACCGGGGTTGCCCCCCCGGCTTGAGCATAAATTATTGCAAGCATTGGTACAGCTAGACCAGCGTGTACCGGAAGCAGCCTCATTACTTATTCCTACCAACCAACGCTTTACCCCAGCAGCACAACGTGAAATGACCCTGAAAACCGTGGCGGAATTAGCCGGGGTGAGTTATGGGACTGTATCTCGCGCTATAAACGGGCGCGCCCGGATTGCTCCAGACACGACTGCTCGCATTTTAAAACTGGTGGAAGAATTGGGTTACCGTCCCAACTCAAATGCTCGCAACTTACACCAGAATCGGGGCGATTTAATTGGGCTGCTCATACCCACTTTGCAGATTCCCGCACTGGATGAGATCGTAGCCGGAATACAGGCAGTATTCAGTGAAGTAGGTTTGCAATTGGTGGTATGTCCAGCGGTTTTAAACGGAATGGCGGGGGAGAGCAGAAAAGCTTTTTTTGAACTGCTGTATAACAACCGTCTGGAAGGTATGATAATGACCCAGTATGATGCGGCTACTAGGGAAGCCGGTGAATTGGCGCGGAGTGGACGACCTTATGCTTTGTTAGAACAGGATTTGTTAGGAGAAGGTCTTATTACTGCCAGAAATTGGATAGAGGTACAGGGACACCACCGTATAGCCTTAGTACAAGAACAGGGTTCGTTGCTGGAAGCAGGTTTCATGCGTCAAGTCTTCGCCCGACAAGCTGCTCCAGAACTAGAATTTACCGAAGAAATCAACACTATTTCTAGCTGGCTAGAAACAATTTTGCAAAAACCGGAGCCGCCTACCCTTATTTTCTGTTCAGGCGACCGAACTGCGCTGTCAGTGCAAAAAACCCTATTGGCGCAACTTTCAATAGATTTGAGTGTGCTGGGGTTTGGGAATAGCGACTTGGCAAAGTGGGGCGGGTTTCCCAGCCTAGCTTTTCATGGCGTGGGGCTTGGACGGTTAGTAGCTTTGCGCCTGCTTAAAATGCTAAATATGCCTAGCCTAACCCTCTCAGAGCCCCCCTTACGAACTTGGATTGAGGTGCATCACTAA